GACTCGCGGCGGGGACCTGATACTGTCGACTGTGACTCGGTACGGACTCTCGCCGACACGGGGGCGAAGAGAACCGTCACATGGGTACGGCGACAGTATCGACGCTCCCGTTCGGGTAGGCTCAAATCCCCCGGGTGCGTAGGGGGGCTATGGCACTCGACGCGGTCGTGTTCGACCTCGATTACACCCTCGCGGTGGCCGAGCGTGACCGCCAGACGCTGCTCGACGAGGCCGCGGCCGCGACCGGTGCGCCGCCGATCGCCCGCGACGAGTACCACGACGTCCACCTCGCGAACCACTCCCACGAGACGCGCGCACCGATCTTCGCCGAGCTGATCGACGGGTCGGGAGCTGAGCCCGACCGGATCGCGACCGCCTACCGCGAGGCGATCGCCGCCTCGCTCACCCCGATCAAGGGCGCGGAGGGGCTGATCGAGGAGCTACGGGAGGAGTACCGCGTCGGATTGCTGACCAACGGCCCGAGCGTCGCCCAGCGCGACAAGCTCGCGACGCTCGGCTGGGAGGGGCTGTTCGACGCCGCGATCGTCACGGGGGAGATCGGCACCGGAAAGCCCGACCGCCGGGCGTTCGAGGCGATCTGCGAGGCGGTCTCGGTCTCCCCGACCGAGGCCGTCTACGTCGGTGACGAGGTCGGCACCGACGTCCACGGCGCCCGCGGCGCCGGGATGCACGCCGTACAGGTGCTCTACCCCGGCGGACCGGCGCCCGACGCGAGCGCGACCGCACACGTCGAGCGCTCGCACCTCCCGAGCGAGCTCCCGCCTGTCGTCCGCCGGATCACCTAGTGTGAGCGACCGATTCGAGAACGTCGGTCGCCCGCTTCACCGCCGCCCCGTTCTCGACGAAGACGAGCGTCTTCGGGGGCTCGACCGCCTTCGGCCTGACCCGTAACTCCGCCTCCAGCGCCGCCTCCGCCGCACGGTCCGGCGCGCTCTGGAACTCGATCCTGACCCGATCGGGCTGGACGAAGACGGCCGCGAACGGCTCGCCCTCACGCTCGATTCGGTAGGCGAGCGCGCCCTCGGTCGTCGGTTCGACCTCGGGGTCGGCGTCCGCGAG
This region of Halalkalicoccus sp. CGA53 genomic DNA includes:
- a CDS encoding HAD family hydrolase, translated to MALDAVVFDLDYTLAVAERDRQTLLDEAAAATGAPPIARDEYHDVHLANHSHETRAPIFAELIDGSGAEPDRIATAYREAIAASLTPIKGAEGLIEELREEYRVGLLTNGPSVAQRDKLATLGWEGLFDAAIVTGEIGTGKPDRRAFEAICEAVSVSPTEAVYVGDEVGTDVHGARGAGMHAVQVLYPGGPAPDASATAHVERSHLPSELPPVVRRIT